A window of the Parambassis ranga chromosome 17, fParRan2.1, whole genome shotgun sequence genome harbors these coding sequences:
- the pex5lb gene encoding PEX5-related protein isoform X3, with the protein MVLKELPGKKASSEGNPLLTVTTKLVGEQQESRPLLSPSIDDFLSESRGDASSTRPLTSNTAVLSTALDLVDLSEPGNSRAGRNGSSSKDWRSPLRRKGSSKSPRHQARPEETELIQVEVEHLPGSPRTPERVSLDSVSLSSPLDKWDEVDVEDGGRRRRHEKRCTSHHSSSELLWSAEFKTDPLTKNSFGIHSFDDLDFISSTQDCGASRQRRRTRSLLARNESLEDEFVRAKAAVESDTEFWDKMQAEWEELARRNWLEESEDQQPGAPSVSPAEKGYHFNPNNPYREWPSAFAEAQDRAREGDLNAAVLLLEAAIMQDPQDSEAWQVLGMTQAENENEQGAIVSLQRCLELRPNNLSALMALAVSFTNSGMQREACDALCRWISHNPRYRHLAQGSRSPLQGSPATPRRGPRLSALARSELQDVLLLFEEAALSNLDCLDPDLQTGLGVLYNLSADFNKAVEAFSAALSVRPQDYLLWNRLGATLANGNRSEEAVEAYTRALELQPGFIRSRYNLGISCINLGAHREAVSNFLTALNQQRRSQRCSHQQMSANIWAALRIAISMMDRPELFQAANMGDLDVLMNAFDMGDV; encoded by the exons ATGGTGCTGAAGGAGCTTCCTGGTAAAAAGGCCTCCTCTGAAGGAAATCCCCTCCTCACCGTGACAACCAAG CTGGTTGGGGAGCAGCAGGAGAGTCGCCCCCTGCTGAGTCCCTCCATCGATGACTTCCTGTCAGAAAGCCGCGGAGATGCCTCCTCCACCCGACCCCTCACCTCCAACACAGCAG TTCTGTCCACAGCTCTGGACCTGGTGGACCTCAGCGAGCCAGGGAACAGCCGTGCAGGCAgaaatggcagcagcagcaaggacTGGAGGAGTCCTCTGAGGAGGAAAGGCAGCTCCAAGAGCCCGCGACACCAAGCCAGACCCGAAGAGACGGAGCTGAtccaggtggaggtggaacaCCTGCCCGGCAGTCCCAGGACACCAGAGAGGGTCTCACTGGACTCAG TCAGCCTGTCGTCTCCTCTGGACAAATGGGATGAGGTGGACGTGGAGGATGGAGGACGTAGGAGGAGACACGAGAAAAGATGCACCTCTCATCACTCGTCCAGCGAACTGCTGTG GTCTGCTGAGTTTAAAACGGATCCACTAACAAAGAACAGCTTCGGCATCCACAGCTTCGATGACCTGGACTTCATCAGTTCCACACAG gactgTGGGGCGTCCAGACAGCGCAGACGGACTCGCTCTCTGCTGGCCAGAAACGAGTCTCTGGAGGACGAGTTCGTCAGAGCAAAGGCTGCAGTTGAG TCGGACACGGAGTTCTGGGACAAGATGCAGGCAGAGTGGGAGGAGCTTGCCCGGAGGAACTGGCTGGAGGAGTCCGAGGATCAGCAGCCGGGCGCACCGTCTGTCTCCCCTGCTGAGAAG GGTTACCACTTCAACCCCAACAACCCGTACAGAGAGTGGCCCAGCGCCTTCGCCGAGGCTCAGGACAGAGCGCGGGAGGGAGACCTGAACGCCGccgtgctgctgctggaggccgCCATTATGCAGGACCCGCAGGACTCAGAG GCGTGGCAGGTTCTGGGGATGACTCAGGCCGAGAACGAGAACGAACAGGGCGCCATCGTGTCCCTGCAGAG GTGTCTGGAGCTCCGCCCCAACAACCTGTCCGCTCTGATGGCGCTCGCCGTCAGCTTCACTAACAGCGGTATGCAGCGGGAGGCCTGCGACGCCCTGTGCCGCTGGATCAGCCACAACCCCCGGTACCGACACCTCGCCCAGGGGAGCCGCAGCCCACTACAGGGCTCCCCAGCCACGCCACGCAGGGGCCCCCGGCTGTCTGCGCTGGCCAG GTCGGAGCTGCaggatgtgctgctgctcttcgAGGAAGCGGCTCTGTCCAACCTGGACTGTTTGGATCCGGACCTGCAGACCGGGCTGGGCGTCCTCTACAACCTGAGTGCTGACTTCAACAAGGCGGTGGAAGCTTtcagtgcagctctgtctgtcagaccacag GACTACCTGCTGTGGAACCGCCTGGGAGCGACACTGGCGAACGGGAACCGCAGCGAGGAGGCGGTGGAGGCTTACACCAGAGCGCTGGAGCTGCAGCCCGGATTCATCCGCTCTCGATACAACCTGGGAATCAGCTGCATCAACCTGGGAGCTCACAG GGAGGCGGTCAGTAACTTCCTGACGGCCCTGAACCAACAGAGGCGGAGTCAGCGCTGCAGCCACCAGCAGATGTCGGCCAACATCTGGGCCGCCCTGCGAATCGCCATCTCCATGATGGACCGACCCGAGCTGTTCCAGGCCGCCAACATGGGGGACCTGGACGTGCTGATGAACGCCTTCGACATGGGCGATGTGTGA
- the pex5lb gene encoding PEX5-related protein isoform X4 produces MYQVQLVGEQQESRPLLSPSIDDFLSESRGDASSTRPLTSNTAVLSTALDLVDLSEPGNSRAGRNGSSSKDWRSPLRRKGSSKSPRHQARPEETELIQVEVEHLPGSPRTPERVSLDSVSLSSPLDKWDEVDVEDGGRRRRHEKRCTSHHSSSELLWSAEFKTDPLTKNSFGIHSFDDLDFISSTQDCGASRQRRRTRSLLARNESLEDEFVRAKAAVESDTEFWDKMQAEWEELARRNWLEESEDQQPGAPSVSPAEKGYHFNPNNPYREWPSAFAEAQDRAREGDLNAAVLLLEAAIMQDPQDSEAWQVLGMTQAENENEQGAIVSLQRCLELRPNNLSALMALAVSFTNSGMQREACDALCRWISHNPRYRHLAQGSRSPLQGSPATPRRGPRLSALARSELQDVLLLFEEAALSNLDCLDPDLQTGLGVLYNLSADFNKAVEAFSAALSVRPQDYLLWNRLGATLANGNRSEEAVEAYTRALELQPGFIRSRYNLGISCINLGAHREAVSNFLTALNQQRRSQRCSHQQMSANIWAALRIAISMMDRPELFQAANMGDLDVLMNAFDMGDV; encoded by the exons CTGGTTGGGGAGCAGCAGGAGAGTCGCCCCCTGCTGAGTCCCTCCATCGATGACTTCCTGTCAGAAAGCCGCGGAGATGCCTCCTCCACCCGACCCCTCACCTCCAACACAGCAG TTCTGTCCACAGCTCTGGACCTGGTGGACCTCAGCGAGCCAGGGAACAGCCGTGCAGGCAgaaatggcagcagcagcaaggacTGGAGGAGTCCTCTGAGGAGGAAAGGCAGCTCCAAGAGCCCGCGACACCAAGCCAGACCCGAAGAGACGGAGCTGAtccaggtggaggtggaacaCCTGCCCGGCAGTCCCAGGACACCAGAGAGGGTCTCACTGGACTCAG TCAGCCTGTCGTCTCCTCTGGACAAATGGGATGAGGTGGACGTGGAGGATGGAGGACGTAGGAGGAGACACGAGAAAAGATGCACCTCTCATCACTCGTCCAGCGAACTGCTGTG GTCTGCTGAGTTTAAAACGGATCCACTAACAAAGAACAGCTTCGGCATCCACAGCTTCGATGACCTGGACTTCATCAGTTCCACACAG gactgTGGGGCGTCCAGACAGCGCAGACGGACTCGCTCTCTGCTGGCCAGAAACGAGTCTCTGGAGGACGAGTTCGTCAGAGCAAAGGCTGCAGTTGAG TCGGACACGGAGTTCTGGGACAAGATGCAGGCAGAGTGGGAGGAGCTTGCCCGGAGGAACTGGCTGGAGGAGTCCGAGGATCAGCAGCCGGGCGCACCGTCTGTCTCCCCTGCTGAGAAG GGTTACCACTTCAACCCCAACAACCCGTACAGAGAGTGGCCCAGCGCCTTCGCCGAGGCTCAGGACAGAGCGCGGGAGGGAGACCTGAACGCCGccgtgctgctgctggaggccgCCATTATGCAGGACCCGCAGGACTCAGAG GCGTGGCAGGTTCTGGGGATGACTCAGGCCGAGAACGAGAACGAACAGGGCGCCATCGTGTCCCTGCAGAG GTGTCTGGAGCTCCGCCCCAACAACCTGTCCGCTCTGATGGCGCTCGCCGTCAGCTTCACTAACAGCGGTATGCAGCGGGAGGCCTGCGACGCCCTGTGCCGCTGGATCAGCCACAACCCCCGGTACCGACACCTCGCCCAGGGGAGCCGCAGCCCACTACAGGGCTCCCCAGCCACGCCACGCAGGGGCCCCCGGCTGTCTGCGCTGGCCAG GTCGGAGCTGCaggatgtgctgctgctcttcgAGGAAGCGGCTCTGTCCAACCTGGACTGTTTGGATCCGGACCTGCAGACCGGGCTGGGCGTCCTCTACAACCTGAGTGCTGACTTCAACAAGGCGGTGGAAGCTTtcagtgcagctctgtctgtcagaccacag GACTACCTGCTGTGGAACCGCCTGGGAGCGACACTGGCGAACGGGAACCGCAGCGAGGAGGCGGTGGAGGCTTACACCAGAGCGCTGGAGCTGCAGCCCGGATTCATCCGCTCTCGATACAACCTGGGAATCAGCTGCATCAACCTGGGAGCTCACAG GGAGGCGGTCAGTAACTTCCTGACGGCCCTGAACCAACAGAGGCGGAGTCAGCGCTGCAGCCACCAGCAGATGTCGGCCAACATCTGGGCCGCCCTGCGAATCGCCATCTCCATGATGGACCGACCCGAGCTGTTCCAGGCCGCCAACATGGGGGACCTGGACGTGCTGATGAACGCCTTCGACATGGGCGATGTGTGA
- the pex5lb gene encoding PEX5-related protein isoform X1: MYQVQGKGERVVAMVLKELPGKKASSEGNPLLTVTTKLVGEQQESRPLLSPSIDDFLSESRGDASSTRPLTSNTAVLSTALDLVDLSEPGNSRAGRNGSSSKDWRSPLRRKGSSKSPRHQARPEETELIQVEVEHLPGSPRTPERVSLDSVSLSSPLDKWDEVDVEDGGRRRRHEKRCTSHHSSSELLWSAEFKTDPLTKNSFGIHSFDDLDFISSTQDCGASRQRRRTRSLLARNESLEDEFVRAKAAVESDTEFWDKMQAEWEELARRNWLEESEDQQPGAPSVSPAEKGYHFNPNNPYREWPSAFAEAQDRAREGDLNAAVLLLEAAIMQDPQDSEAWQVLGMTQAENENEQGAIVSLQRCLELRPNNLSALMALAVSFTNSGMQREACDALCRWISHNPRYRHLAQGSRSPLQGSPATPRRGPRLSALARSELQDVLLLFEEAALSNLDCLDPDLQTGLGVLYNLSADFNKAVEAFSAALSVRPQDYLLWNRLGATLANGNRSEEAVEAYTRALELQPGFIRSRYNLGISCINLGAHREAVSNFLTALNQQRRSQRCSHQQMSANIWAALRIAISMMDRPELFQAANMGDLDVLMNAFDMGDV; encoded by the exons GGGAAAGGGGAAAGGGTCGTTGCCATGGTGCTGAAGGAGCTTCCTGGTAAAAAGGCCTCCTCTGAAGGAAATCCCCTCCTCACCGTGACAACCAAG CTGGTTGGGGAGCAGCAGGAGAGTCGCCCCCTGCTGAGTCCCTCCATCGATGACTTCCTGTCAGAAAGCCGCGGAGATGCCTCCTCCACCCGACCCCTCACCTCCAACACAGCAG TTCTGTCCACAGCTCTGGACCTGGTGGACCTCAGCGAGCCAGGGAACAGCCGTGCAGGCAgaaatggcagcagcagcaaggacTGGAGGAGTCCTCTGAGGAGGAAAGGCAGCTCCAAGAGCCCGCGACACCAAGCCAGACCCGAAGAGACGGAGCTGAtccaggtggaggtggaacaCCTGCCCGGCAGTCCCAGGACACCAGAGAGGGTCTCACTGGACTCAG TCAGCCTGTCGTCTCCTCTGGACAAATGGGATGAGGTGGACGTGGAGGATGGAGGACGTAGGAGGAGACACGAGAAAAGATGCACCTCTCATCACTCGTCCAGCGAACTGCTGTG GTCTGCTGAGTTTAAAACGGATCCACTAACAAAGAACAGCTTCGGCATCCACAGCTTCGATGACCTGGACTTCATCAGTTCCACACAG gactgTGGGGCGTCCAGACAGCGCAGACGGACTCGCTCTCTGCTGGCCAGAAACGAGTCTCTGGAGGACGAGTTCGTCAGAGCAAAGGCTGCAGTTGAG TCGGACACGGAGTTCTGGGACAAGATGCAGGCAGAGTGGGAGGAGCTTGCCCGGAGGAACTGGCTGGAGGAGTCCGAGGATCAGCAGCCGGGCGCACCGTCTGTCTCCCCTGCTGAGAAG GGTTACCACTTCAACCCCAACAACCCGTACAGAGAGTGGCCCAGCGCCTTCGCCGAGGCTCAGGACAGAGCGCGGGAGGGAGACCTGAACGCCGccgtgctgctgctggaggccgCCATTATGCAGGACCCGCAGGACTCAGAG GCGTGGCAGGTTCTGGGGATGACTCAGGCCGAGAACGAGAACGAACAGGGCGCCATCGTGTCCCTGCAGAG GTGTCTGGAGCTCCGCCCCAACAACCTGTCCGCTCTGATGGCGCTCGCCGTCAGCTTCACTAACAGCGGTATGCAGCGGGAGGCCTGCGACGCCCTGTGCCGCTGGATCAGCCACAACCCCCGGTACCGACACCTCGCCCAGGGGAGCCGCAGCCCACTACAGGGCTCCCCAGCCACGCCACGCAGGGGCCCCCGGCTGTCTGCGCTGGCCAG GTCGGAGCTGCaggatgtgctgctgctcttcgAGGAAGCGGCTCTGTCCAACCTGGACTGTTTGGATCCGGACCTGCAGACCGGGCTGGGCGTCCTCTACAACCTGAGTGCTGACTTCAACAAGGCGGTGGAAGCTTtcagtgcagctctgtctgtcagaccacag GACTACCTGCTGTGGAACCGCCTGGGAGCGACACTGGCGAACGGGAACCGCAGCGAGGAGGCGGTGGAGGCTTACACCAGAGCGCTGGAGCTGCAGCCCGGATTCATCCGCTCTCGATACAACCTGGGAATCAGCTGCATCAACCTGGGAGCTCACAG GGAGGCGGTCAGTAACTTCCTGACGGCCCTGAACCAACAGAGGCGGAGTCAGCGCTGCAGCCACCAGCAGATGTCGGCCAACATCTGGGCCGCCCTGCGAATCGCCATCTCCATGATGGACCGACCCGAGCTGTTCCAGGCCGCCAACATGGGGGACCTGGACGTGCTGATGAACGCCTTCGACATGGGCGATGTGTGA
- the pex5lb gene encoding PEX5-related protein isoform X5: MDDWQLVGEQQESRPLLSPSIDDFLSESRGDASSTRPLTSNTAVLSTALDLVDLSEPGNSRAGRNGSSSKDWRSPLRRKGSSKSPRHQARPEETELIQVEVEHLPGSPRTPERVSLDSVSLSSPLDKWDEVDVEDGGRRRRHEKRCTSHHSSSELLWSAEFKTDPLTKNSFGIHSFDDLDFISSTQDCGASRQRRRTRSLLARNESLEDEFVRAKAAVESDTEFWDKMQAEWEELARRNWLEESEDQQPGAPSVSPAEKGYHFNPNNPYREWPSAFAEAQDRAREGDLNAAVLLLEAAIMQDPQDSEAWQVLGMTQAENENEQGAIVSLQRCLELRPNNLSALMALAVSFTNSGMQREACDALCRWISHNPRYRHLAQGSRSPLQGSPATPRRGPRLSALARSELQDVLLLFEEAALSNLDCLDPDLQTGLGVLYNLSADFNKAVEAFSAALSVRPQDYLLWNRLGATLANGNRSEEAVEAYTRALELQPGFIRSRYNLGISCINLGAHREAVSNFLTALNQQRRSQRCSHQQMSANIWAALRIAISMMDRPELFQAANMGDLDVLMNAFDMGDV, translated from the exons CTGGTTGGGGAGCAGCAGGAGAGTCGCCCCCTGCTGAGTCCCTCCATCGATGACTTCCTGTCAGAAAGCCGCGGAGATGCCTCCTCCACCCGACCCCTCACCTCCAACACAGCAG TTCTGTCCACAGCTCTGGACCTGGTGGACCTCAGCGAGCCAGGGAACAGCCGTGCAGGCAgaaatggcagcagcagcaaggacTGGAGGAGTCCTCTGAGGAGGAAAGGCAGCTCCAAGAGCCCGCGACACCAAGCCAGACCCGAAGAGACGGAGCTGAtccaggtggaggtggaacaCCTGCCCGGCAGTCCCAGGACACCAGAGAGGGTCTCACTGGACTCAG TCAGCCTGTCGTCTCCTCTGGACAAATGGGATGAGGTGGACGTGGAGGATGGAGGACGTAGGAGGAGACACGAGAAAAGATGCACCTCTCATCACTCGTCCAGCGAACTGCTGTG GTCTGCTGAGTTTAAAACGGATCCACTAACAAAGAACAGCTTCGGCATCCACAGCTTCGATGACCTGGACTTCATCAGTTCCACACAG gactgTGGGGCGTCCAGACAGCGCAGACGGACTCGCTCTCTGCTGGCCAGAAACGAGTCTCTGGAGGACGAGTTCGTCAGAGCAAAGGCTGCAGTTGAG TCGGACACGGAGTTCTGGGACAAGATGCAGGCAGAGTGGGAGGAGCTTGCCCGGAGGAACTGGCTGGAGGAGTCCGAGGATCAGCAGCCGGGCGCACCGTCTGTCTCCCCTGCTGAGAAG GGTTACCACTTCAACCCCAACAACCCGTACAGAGAGTGGCCCAGCGCCTTCGCCGAGGCTCAGGACAGAGCGCGGGAGGGAGACCTGAACGCCGccgtgctgctgctggaggccgCCATTATGCAGGACCCGCAGGACTCAGAG GCGTGGCAGGTTCTGGGGATGACTCAGGCCGAGAACGAGAACGAACAGGGCGCCATCGTGTCCCTGCAGAG GTGTCTGGAGCTCCGCCCCAACAACCTGTCCGCTCTGATGGCGCTCGCCGTCAGCTTCACTAACAGCGGTATGCAGCGGGAGGCCTGCGACGCCCTGTGCCGCTGGATCAGCCACAACCCCCGGTACCGACACCTCGCCCAGGGGAGCCGCAGCCCACTACAGGGCTCCCCAGCCACGCCACGCAGGGGCCCCCGGCTGTCTGCGCTGGCCAG GTCGGAGCTGCaggatgtgctgctgctcttcgAGGAAGCGGCTCTGTCCAACCTGGACTGTTTGGATCCGGACCTGCAGACCGGGCTGGGCGTCCTCTACAACCTGAGTGCTGACTTCAACAAGGCGGTGGAAGCTTtcagtgcagctctgtctgtcagaccacag GACTACCTGCTGTGGAACCGCCTGGGAGCGACACTGGCGAACGGGAACCGCAGCGAGGAGGCGGTGGAGGCTTACACCAGAGCGCTGGAGCTGCAGCCCGGATTCATCCGCTCTCGATACAACCTGGGAATCAGCTGCATCAACCTGGGAGCTCACAG GGAGGCGGTCAGTAACTTCCTGACGGCCCTGAACCAACAGAGGCGGAGTCAGCGCTGCAGCCACCAGCAGATGTCGGCCAACATCTGGGCCGCCCTGCGAATCGCCATCTCCATGATGGACCGACCCGAGCTGTTCCAGGCCGCCAACATGGGGGACCTGGACGTGCTGATGAACGCCTTCGACATGGGCGATGTGTGA
- the pex5lb gene encoding PEX5-related protein isoform X2 encodes MDDWQGKGERVVAMVLKELPGKKASSEGNPLLTVTTKLVGEQQESRPLLSPSIDDFLSESRGDASSTRPLTSNTAVLSTALDLVDLSEPGNSRAGRNGSSSKDWRSPLRRKGSSKSPRHQARPEETELIQVEVEHLPGSPRTPERVSLDSVSLSSPLDKWDEVDVEDGGRRRRHEKRCTSHHSSSELLWSAEFKTDPLTKNSFGIHSFDDLDFISSTQDCGASRQRRRTRSLLARNESLEDEFVRAKAAVESDTEFWDKMQAEWEELARRNWLEESEDQQPGAPSVSPAEKGYHFNPNNPYREWPSAFAEAQDRAREGDLNAAVLLLEAAIMQDPQDSEAWQVLGMTQAENENEQGAIVSLQRCLELRPNNLSALMALAVSFTNSGMQREACDALCRWISHNPRYRHLAQGSRSPLQGSPATPRRGPRLSALARSELQDVLLLFEEAALSNLDCLDPDLQTGLGVLYNLSADFNKAVEAFSAALSVRPQDYLLWNRLGATLANGNRSEEAVEAYTRALELQPGFIRSRYNLGISCINLGAHREAVSNFLTALNQQRRSQRCSHQQMSANIWAALRIAISMMDRPELFQAANMGDLDVLMNAFDMGDV; translated from the exons GGGAAAGGGGAAAGGGTCGTTGCCATGGTGCTGAAGGAGCTTCCTGGTAAAAAGGCCTCCTCTGAAGGAAATCCCCTCCTCACCGTGACAACCAAG CTGGTTGGGGAGCAGCAGGAGAGTCGCCCCCTGCTGAGTCCCTCCATCGATGACTTCCTGTCAGAAAGCCGCGGAGATGCCTCCTCCACCCGACCCCTCACCTCCAACACAGCAG TTCTGTCCACAGCTCTGGACCTGGTGGACCTCAGCGAGCCAGGGAACAGCCGTGCAGGCAgaaatggcagcagcagcaaggacTGGAGGAGTCCTCTGAGGAGGAAAGGCAGCTCCAAGAGCCCGCGACACCAAGCCAGACCCGAAGAGACGGAGCTGAtccaggtggaggtggaacaCCTGCCCGGCAGTCCCAGGACACCAGAGAGGGTCTCACTGGACTCAG TCAGCCTGTCGTCTCCTCTGGACAAATGGGATGAGGTGGACGTGGAGGATGGAGGACGTAGGAGGAGACACGAGAAAAGATGCACCTCTCATCACTCGTCCAGCGAACTGCTGTG GTCTGCTGAGTTTAAAACGGATCCACTAACAAAGAACAGCTTCGGCATCCACAGCTTCGATGACCTGGACTTCATCAGTTCCACACAG gactgTGGGGCGTCCAGACAGCGCAGACGGACTCGCTCTCTGCTGGCCAGAAACGAGTCTCTGGAGGACGAGTTCGTCAGAGCAAAGGCTGCAGTTGAG TCGGACACGGAGTTCTGGGACAAGATGCAGGCAGAGTGGGAGGAGCTTGCCCGGAGGAACTGGCTGGAGGAGTCCGAGGATCAGCAGCCGGGCGCACCGTCTGTCTCCCCTGCTGAGAAG GGTTACCACTTCAACCCCAACAACCCGTACAGAGAGTGGCCCAGCGCCTTCGCCGAGGCTCAGGACAGAGCGCGGGAGGGAGACCTGAACGCCGccgtgctgctgctggaggccgCCATTATGCAGGACCCGCAGGACTCAGAG GCGTGGCAGGTTCTGGGGATGACTCAGGCCGAGAACGAGAACGAACAGGGCGCCATCGTGTCCCTGCAGAG GTGTCTGGAGCTCCGCCCCAACAACCTGTCCGCTCTGATGGCGCTCGCCGTCAGCTTCACTAACAGCGGTATGCAGCGGGAGGCCTGCGACGCCCTGTGCCGCTGGATCAGCCACAACCCCCGGTACCGACACCTCGCCCAGGGGAGCCGCAGCCCACTACAGGGCTCCCCAGCCACGCCACGCAGGGGCCCCCGGCTGTCTGCGCTGGCCAG GTCGGAGCTGCaggatgtgctgctgctcttcgAGGAAGCGGCTCTGTCCAACCTGGACTGTTTGGATCCGGACCTGCAGACCGGGCTGGGCGTCCTCTACAACCTGAGTGCTGACTTCAACAAGGCGGTGGAAGCTTtcagtgcagctctgtctgtcagaccacag GACTACCTGCTGTGGAACCGCCTGGGAGCGACACTGGCGAACGGGAACCGCAGCGAGGAGGCGGTGGAGGCTTACACCAGAGCGCTGGAGCTGCAGCCCGGATTCATCCGCTCTCGATACAACCTGGGAATCAGCTGCATCAACCTGGGAGCTCACAG GGAGGCGGTCAGTAACTTCCTGACGGCCCTGAACCAACAGAGGCGGAGTCAGCGCTGCAGCCACCAGCAGATGTCGGCCAACATCTGGGCCGCCCTGCGAATCGCCATCTCCATGATGGACCGACCCGAGCTGTTCCAGGCCGCCAACATGGGGGACCTGGACGTGCTGATGAACGCCTTCGACATGGGCGATGTGTGA